A part of Uloborus diversus isolate 005 chromosome 6, Udiv.v.3.1, whole genome shotgun sequence genomic DNA contains:
- the LOC129224815 gene encoding venom peptide isomerase heavy chain-like, whose translation MSLAYNAQFSVLARAGIPRRNKNDPLTLEGCGYGLHPASGGDRIVGGETARHGQYPWMVSLYRHNNGFEHWCGATILNEHWVVTAAHCIQFPNEPWRYKIFAGMHKLSQDDGPTVRNHEVSEVYVHEKFGRHSIGNDIALLKLKKPLNIKDAGGYINGICLPKNRDDPMGFARATGWGDTTHGGEGSDILKQVLLPIVDRDTCNQIYGNYIERYPILSQMICAGQRGRDTCQADSGGPLFQTDDHGVSTLIGITSFGTGCGDSHPGVYTKIAEFRDWMTKIIIT comes from the exons aTGTCTTTAGCTTATAACGCGCAGTTTTCCGTCCTGGCTAGAGCAG GCATCCCACGGCGGAATAAGAATGATCCGTTGACACTGGAAGGTTGTGGCTATGGCCTACATCCTGCTTCTGGAGGTGACAGAATCGTTGGAGGAGAAACTGCTCGCCATGGGCAGTATCCTTGGATG GTCTCCTTGTACAGACACAACAATGGTTTCGAACACTGGTGTGGAGCAACCATTTTAAACGAGCATTGGGTGGTTACTGCTGCACATTGCATACAATT CCCTAATGAACCATGGAGGTATAAAATATTTGCCGGTATGCATAAATTATCTCAAGATGACGGTCCTACAGTTAGAAACCATGAA GTTTCTGAAGTTTATGTTCATGAGAAATTCGGCAGACATTCAATCGGAAACGACATTGCTTTACTGAAGCTGAAAAAGCCACTAAATATAAAAGACGCTGGTGGCTACATTAATGGCATTTGCTTGCCAAAGAACAGAGACGACCCAATGGGATTTGCCAGAGCAACAGGCTGGGGTGATACAACTCATG GTGGAGAAGGATCTGACATCTTAAAACAAGTGCTGCTTCCTATTGTTGATCGTGATACTTGTAACCAGATATATGGAAACTATATCGAACGATATCCTATATTATCACAAATGATCTGCGCAGGGCAACGAGGACGGGACACATGCCAG GCGGATTCGGGAGGACCTCTTTTCCAGACCGATGACCACGGTGTGTCCACATTGATCGGAATCACTTCTTTTGGAACAGGATGCGGAGATAGCCATCCGGGAGTGTACACCAAAATCGCCGAATTCCGTGATTGGATGACGAAAATCATCATTACTTAG